From the genome of Segatella hominis, one region includes:
- a CDS encoding RagB/SusD family nutrient uptake outer membrane protein — MKLNRLFISAGLLAMTLTGCTDLDMSPNSQYTEDPSQNSGVDPMIVVEAKMADVYYHLAGTLGRRYMEAQCLASDEFTPLAFAGGYYDSGTYAHQALHCSSPNDASIGWYDDVTAGITKANTILEDLGSGASAQMKAPARAIRAYYTWILMDSYGDTPILDKVQAEGSVVPRSSRKEVAEWIESELNDIIPALTDDVTENTYGKPTKWMAEALLAKLYINWPVYTAESVDQYDAATAANPKLDACIAACDEIINSGKFNLGSVDYLHKFSYDNGWQVEDFIYAIPYDAINRQGMQYARPRTFKDMKNLLPNVYGSTDKFTQSFGGNMVVTPEFAKLFSLDGDIRNLSILRGDVYVRDPKTLRPTTEPFMYKGNQVHFTEDITLAKKDNNIDVGNDANAYQQGCHSIKWFTTPADYNNGRNQSNDLPIFRFADILLMKAEALTRQGSSGAKALFNQIRTYAGAPTIANEPTLQEIYDERGREFFDENWRRNDMIRFGHYEDEFFPHYKDFPDASFDKRHRIFPVPQNTINLNGWEQNPGY; from the coding sequence ATGAAACTAAATAGATTGTTTATTTCAGCTGGATTGTTAGCCATGACACTTACCGGCTGTACGGACTTGGACATGAGTCCAAACTCGCAATATACTGAGGATCCTAGTCAAAACTCAGGAGTTGATCCTATGATTGTTGTGGAGGCAAAGATGGCGGACGTATATTACCATCTTGCAGGAACATTGGGTCGCCGTTATATGGAGGCACAATGCTTGGCTTCCGATGAGTTTACTCCACTCGCTTTTGCTGGTGGTTATTATGACAGTGGTACCTATGCTCACCAAGCACTTCATTGTAGTTCTCCTAATGATGCATCTATCGGTTGGTATGATGATGTGACGGCTGGTATTACAAAGGCGAATACCATCTTGGAGGACTTGGGTAGTGGAGCTTCTGCCCAGATGAAAGCGCCAGCTCGTGCCATACGTGCTTATTATACCTGGATTTTGATGGATAGTTATGGCGATACGCCTATTTTGGATAAAGTTCAGGCTGAAGGTTCTGTGGTACCTCGTTCTTCACGTAAGGAAGTTGCGGAGTGGATTGAGAGTGAACTTAATGACATTATCCCTGCATTGACGGATGATGTTACTGAAAATACATACGGCAAGCCTACTAAATGGATGGCTGAGGCTCTTCTCGCCAAGCTATATATCAACTGGCCTGTCTATACGGCTGAGTCGGTTGACCAATATGATGCTGCAACTGCTGCAAATCCAAAGTTGGATGCTTGTATTGCTGCTTGCGATGAAATTATCAATAGTGGTAAGTTCAATTTGGGTTCTGTTGACTATCTTCATAAGTTCTCATACGACAATGGCTGGCAGGTGGAAGACTTCATATACGCAATACCATATGATGCCATCAATCGTCAGGGTATGCAGTATGCTCGTCCTCGTACATTCAAGGATATGAAAAATCTGTTGCCAAATGTCTATGGCTCAACAGATAAGTTTACTCAGTCGTTTGGTGGAAATATGGTGGTAACTCCTGAGTTTGCCAAATTGTTCTCTCTGGATGGAGATATTCGTAATCTCAGTATTCTTCGTGGTGATGTGTATGTTCGTGACCCAAAGACTTTACGTCCTACAACTGAACCTTTTATGTATAAAGGCAACCAGGTACATTTTACGGAAGACATCACTCTTGCTAAGAAAGATAATAACATCGATGTTGGCAATGACGCCAATGCTTATCAGCAGGGTTGTCACTCCATCAAATGGTTTACTACTCCAGCCGACTATAATAATGGTCGTAACCAGTCTAATGACCTGCCAATCTTCCGTTTTGCCGACATACTTCTTATGAAGGCTGAGGCTCTTACTCGTCAGGGTAGTAGTGGTGCAAAAGCTCTCTTCAATCAGATTCGTACGTACGCAGGTGCTCCAACGATAGCTAACGAACCTACCTTGCAGGAAATCTATGATGAGCGTGGTCGTGAATTCTTTGATGAGAACTGGCGTCGTAACGATATGATTCGTTTCGGCCATTATGAGGATGAGTTCTTCCCTCATTACAAGGACTTCCCTGATGCAAGCTTTGACAAGCGTCATCGCATCTTCCCAGTGCCACAAAATACAATCAATTTGAATGGTTGGGAACAGAATCCTGGATATTAA
- a CDS encoding SusC/RagA family TonB-linked outer membrane protein — MQIVKKTIGSNMRRVLFSSALLLVSSLTFAQSNVSGTVKDANGEPLIGVSVLEVGTQNGAVTDMYGNYKLNVKPGAKLKISYIGFTPQTVKAGSNSQIVLQEDNTALNEVVVVGYGTMRRKDVTSSITTVKAEDLNQGVFTDPGQMLQGKVPGLVVSSTADPNGSPTITLRGASTLRTGAMSPYYVVDGIPGVDISIVSPEDIESIDVLRDATATAIYGSKAANGVIIITTKKGAEEKTNVSYNGYVAFDNILKKYDVCTADDLRQYAKDNNITLKDGGANTDWQDEVLRTGISHNHNVNISGGNGSTNYMISADLRKREGVIKMTGFDRFNVRSLVSTKTLKDHLTVSIGANMMYGKHFGVPSGNEGASVLDAMNYYSPTNAIKNADGTWTVGSGSKNYNPLALMEENKSETVWKRNQFVGKTALELWKGFVWSVNYSWSNYQSTYSAYNTRNSQLEGIGNKNGQATRNTYFGREQTFETYLNYDFKVGKSKWGLMGGYSWEEKKNNDGFGLSVEGYYNDDLGWYNMSYAQTILGVQNSVQSGYLEKVRNISFYGRVNYSFDSRYMLQATIRRDGSSVFGKNNRWGTFPSVSAAWNITEEKFMQNQHIFDNLKLRAGYGISGNAMGFDVYSSYNTYGASGTFVYDGKTYRSYGATKNANPDLKWESTGMLNIGLDFAFLKGRLNGTVEVYHKKTKDLIWSYPVSTTQYIYGWMDANVGEMTNKGIEFTLNAVPVRTKNFMWSTTLNLSHNKNTVDKMQNETFHTTNLTQGDPMVAGVSDDGWTQRIMEGEPIGTFYTYQYAGIVNGRSEYYVLDENGNRTGETTNNPSLKDRSITGCAQPKLNAGWNNTLTYKNWSLNAFITGVFGNDVYNSPRAHYTAAQMFSDGKNVLKEFLSNPVGDASSSLPSDRYIEKGSYVRLQTLSLSYTFRNCFNDWIQDLTLYGTANNLFTITNYKGLDPEVNMGGIDPGIDYRWSRYPHTRTFMVGVKINFGGSKKKKVTPQYIDREVIKEVPVIKEVVKEVPGKTTFVQSTYVVTFPVNSAEIGNTSELDGIKSGSNVEIVAYASPEGKSSVNQQLSQKRADAVAKYLQNKGVNVTRIIAKGADTNHANRIAIVTVK, encoded by the coding sequence ATGCAAATAGTAAAAAAGACTATTGGAAGTAACATGAGACGTGTCTTGTTCTCTTCCGCCCTTTTATTGGTGAGTTCGCTCACGTTTGCACAGAGTAATGTCAGTGGTACCGTGAAGGATGCCAATGGCGAGCCTCTTATCGGCGTTTCCGTTTTGGAGGTGGGTACGCAGAATGGTGCAGTTACTGACATGTATGGTAACTACAAACTGAATGTGAAGCCTGGTGCAAAGTTGAAAATTTCGTATATCGGTTTCACGCCACAGACCGTTAAGGCCGGTTCCAACAGTCAGATTGTTTTGCAAGAAGACAATACGGCCTTGAATGAGGTCGTAGTTGTAGGTTATGGTACGATGCGCCGTAAGGATGTTACCTCTTCAATTACTACCGTGAAGGCAGAAGATTTGAACCAAGGTGTGTTTACAGACCCAGGTCAGATGCTTCAGGGAAAGGTTCCGGGTTTGGTGGTTTCTTCTACTGCCGATCCTAACGGCTCTCCTACCATTACCCTTCGTGGTGCTTCTACTCTCCGTACGGGTGCCATGTCACCTTATTATGTTGTGGATGGAATCCCTGGAGTTGATATTTCTATTGTGTCTCCAGAAGATATCGAGTCTATTGACGTTCTTCGAGACGCTACAGCTACGGCCATCTATGGTTCCAAGGCTGCCAATGGTGTAATCATCATTACTACCAAGAAGGGTGCTGAGGAGAAAACCAATGTCTCTTACAATGGCTATGTGGCTTTTGATAATATTCTGAAGAAATATGATGTGTGTACAGCTGATGATTTGCGTCAGTATGCAAAGGACAACAATATAACTCTCAAGGATGGTGGCGCCAATACGGATTGGCAAGACGAGGTGCTTCGTACTGGTATAAGTCATAATCATAATGTAAACATTAGTGGTGGAAATGGTTCTACTAATTATATGATTAGTGCCGATCTCAGAAAGCGTGAGGGTGTCATCAAGATGACAGGCTTTGACCGTTTCAATGTCCGTTCTCTTGTGTCAACCAAGACATTGAAAGACCACCTTACGGTTTCTATTGGTGCGAATATGATGTATGGCAAACACTTTGGCGTACCATCTGGCAATGAGGGTGCATCTGTGCTTGATGCCATGAACTATTATTCTCCTACTAATGCTATCAAAAATGCGGATGGAACATGGACCGTAGGCTCTGGCTCCAAGAACTATAACCCTCTTGCATTGATGGAGGAAAATAAGTCTGAGACAGTCTGGAAACGTAACCAGTTTGTTGGTAAGACCGCCCTCGAACTTTGGAAGGGATTCGTTTGGAGTGTCAACTATTCTTGGAGTAATTATCAAAGTACTTATAGTGCCTATAATACCCGTAACTCTCAGTTGGAGGGTATTGGCAACAAGAATGGTCAGGCTACCCGTAATACTTATTTTGGTCGTGAACAGACTTTTGAGACTTATCTCAACTACGATTTCAAGGTCGGAAAGAGCAAGTGGGGCTTGATGGGTGGTTATTCTTGGGAAGAAAAGAAGAATAACGATGGATTCGGTCTTAGTGTTGAAGGTTACTATAATGATGATCTTGGATGGTATAATATGTCATACGCACAAACCATCTTGGGCGTTCAGAACTCCGTTCAGAGCGGCTATTTGGAGAAGGTACGTAATATCTCTTTCTACGGTCGTGTGAACTACTCTTTTGACAGTCGTTATATGCTTCAGGCAACCATTCGTCGTGACGGTTCTTCGGTATTCGGCAAGAACAATCGTTGGGGAACTTTCCCTTCTGTATCTGCTGCTTGGAATATCACTGAGGAGAAGTTTATGCAGAACCAGCATATCTTCGATAACTTGAAACTTCGTGCGGGATATGGTATTTCTGGTAATGCCATGGGCTTTGATGTGTATTCTTCTTATAATACGTATGGTGCTTCTGGTACATTCGTATATGATGGTAAGACTTATCGCTCATACGGTGCAACCAAGAATGCAAACCCTGATTTGAAGTGGGAGTCAACAGGTATGTTGAACATTGGTCTCGACTTCGCATTCTTGAAGGGACGTCTGAATGGTACTGTGGAAGTTTATCATAAGAAGACCAAGGACTTGATTTGGAGCTATCCTGTTTCTACAACTCAGTACATATATGGTTGGATGGATGCCAATGTGGGTGAGATGACCAATAAGGGTATTGAGTTCACATTGAATGCTGTGCCTGTTCGTACCAAGAATTTTATGTGGAGTACTACCCTCAACCTCTCTCATAACAAGAATACTGTCGATAAGATGCAGAATGAGACATTCCATACTACTAATCTCACCCAAGGTGACCCAATGGTAGCTGGTGTTTCTGATGATGGTTGGACACAGAGAATTATGGAGGGCGAACCTATTGGTACATTCTATACGTATCAGTATGCAGGAATTGTAAATGGACGCTCAGAGTACTACGTTCTTGATGAAAATGGTAATCGTACAGGCGAAACCACCAATAATCCAAGTTTGAAAGACCGTTCTATAACAGGTTGTGCGCAACCTAAGCTCAATGCAGGTTGGAACAATACGCTTACTTATAAGAACTGGAGTTTGAACGCATTTATCACAGGTGTGTTCGGTAATGACGTTTATAATAGTCCTCGCGCTCACTATACGGCTGCTCAAATGTTCTCAGATGGTAAGAACGTATTGAAAGAATTCCTTTCTAATCCTGTTGGCGATGCTTCAAGCTCACTTCCTTCGGACCGTTATATAGAGAAAGGATCTTACGTTCGTCTTCAGACGCTCTCTTTGAGTTACACATTCCGTAATTGCTTTAATGACTGGATTCAGGACTTGACTCTTTATGGTACAGCCAATAACCTCTTTACTATCACTAACTATAAGGGACTTGATCCTGAGGTGAATATGGGTGGCATTGACCCGGGTATCGATTATCGTTGGAGCCGTTATCCACATACACGTACCTTCATGGTGGGTGTTAAGATTAATTTCGGTGGAAGCAAGAAGAAAAAGGTTACGCCACAGTATATCGACCGAGAGGTAATCAAGGAAGTACCAGTCATCAAGGAAGTGGTTAAGGAGGTTCCTGGAAAGACAACTTTCGTACAGAGCACATACGTTGTGACATTCCCTGTAAATTCTGCAGAGATTGGCAATACTTCAGAACTTGATGGCATCAAGAGTGGCTCTAATGTCGAGATTGTAGCATACGCTTCTCCTGAAGGCAAGTCTTCTGTAAATCAGCAGTTGTCTCAGAAACGTGCAGATGCAGTAGCTAAGTATCTACAGAATAAGGGCGTGAATGTGACTCGTATTATCGCCAAGGGTGCGGATACCAATCATGCTAATCGTATTGCTATTGTGACTGTTAAGTAA